The genome window TGCCAACTAATTCGATGCGCGCCGGAACCTCCCACTGCGCCTCGCAATGCACGCCGAGCGATAACGGCAATAGGAGCACCATCAACCTCATCGCTTCAGGAGTTTGAATGCACCTTCTTCGCCGTTGATGCGCAGCAAATACAGGCCTGCTGGCAAATGCCGCATGTTCAAGGCTGTGCGCTGCTCATTCGGTTCATTCTCCACTTGGACGATGCGCCCGTGAGCATCGGACAGGATCAAGTACTTGACAGGGCCGCCATTGAGGGATTCAATCCAGACCCGATCGTCGACCAAGGTCGGTGATACGCTCCAAGCAGCTCCGTTGGATGCAACGGAGGCATTCGTGACCAGATCTGAGTCGAAGGCGGTGATGAACACCTCTGGTGATGGAGCGTTCCCACTGAGGACCTGCTGTGGACTGATCGCAGTTGGTACAGCGCTCCACGGTCCCGTGGGGCTGCTTCCAGCAAACAAGGAAAGAGCAGAAGGCTGTGCGGGCCCGAGTTCCAAAGGGTCGTATTCCAGGTTGATGGCAAGCGTCGAAGCCGTTGGCACCGGCGTGGAGATCCGGAACCAACGCCCGATGCCTGGCGTGCCATTGTCGGCCACCCGTGGAAGGTGACCGCGTTCGACAACCAAGCCCCCGTCGGGAAAGGAAGTGGTGAGCGTGAGCCCCAAGTTGCCGGGCTCAGCATTCGCCAGCGGGGCTGTGGGCAACCAGACGGCGCGTTCCATGCCATCACCGGTGATCGGTGCTCCGGGCAATTCATTCATGCTGCCCACGCCGCCCAAGTCGATGAGACCATCGTTTATCACCACTGCACCTGCATCCAACTGCCAAGCCAATGGCGATTCAATGCGCAGTGAAGTGCCATTCGATACGCGCAGCGAGCCACTTGAAAGCACCATGTCCTGCGCCTGGCAGAAGCCTGGCACCAGCAGGACGAACAGGGAGTACCGGCGCAGCATGCGCGCAAACTTAGGCAAGCCGGGCTCTGGCTTGTCCTGCGCTTGAATAAGGCCTTCCCGGCCTCATCATGGGGTCCCTGACCGCCGTCGATCTTCGAGCAGCGCGTTCGCGATCAGGGTGCTCGCCGTCCGGGCCTCATCAGCGGCGAGATGATGGCCATCGGTATAGGACCAGTTCCGGGGAGTCCGCAATAGATTCAAGTACCGAATGCCCTTCGATCTTGCGGTGGACTCCATCACGGCATCAAAATGCGGCGTTGTGGCATCCTCGAGCGCCAGCATCTCATCCGCTACCGGCAACCTTACCAGCAGCGGAGTTCCGAAATGCGCGAGGCTATCGATCATGGCATGGAGGTAGGCCATGCGGAAAGGCGAGAGGCGGGATCCAACGGCGTCATTATGGTATTCCTTGAGCTTCTGTTCAGCCCGCGAAGCCACTTTGCGCGGTTCCATGTCTATCCGCACCTCGAGCCATCCGTTCTCCTGAAGGACCATGTCGCTCCGTTGCTGGGCGCTTGGGAGCAGAACGGTGAGGATGGGGGCATCATACACGGTGAACAGGTACTCAAGATTGGGCCGCATTGCCACTGTATGCATCCGGGCCAGGGGTTTCTGGTCCTCGCACCAACCGGTTCCATCCCCATCGCCTGGCCGCATGTCCAAGCTCCAAGGATCGACTGCGAGTATGAAGACGCCGTCGTTGCGCGAGCGATCGAGCTTCCGCAGGGTAGAGGAGAGGTACACTGGTCCATAGTTCGAATAGGTCCTGGCGAACGCGTAGTTGAAGGACCTCACCTGCCATCCACCGGCCGCCAAGGTGCTATCCAGCACATCGGGCCTTATGCCCTGCGCGGCGCGGGAGGTGCCAAGCACCATGCTGCTGGCCTTCGGCGTCGCGAAGCGCAAGTAGAAGGCGTCAGTGGTGCCATCGGCCCTGAATGCCGCCGCTGTGACCGCAGCCAATGGCAGCACGGCGAAGAACATCAGGCGAATGAGGAAGGAGCGCATGAAACGTCAGAATTGGAAATAGATGAACTGCTGCGTGTTCCCGGCGAAGCGGAGGATGAAGAACATGATCAGATAGTAGAAAGCCCAGCGCGCCCACCGTGGCCAGTTCAAGCCAAGGCTCTGCAATGCGTGGCGGTCAGCTCGGCCTCGCCATTCGACCAGCAGAAGCAAGGCGATCACCACGACCATCCGCGCGGACAGTAGCTCCGGAGCGGAAAAGAGGCTGCGATCCACCATGTGCGACAGATAGCTGATGGCCTCGCCGATGCTCTTGGCCCTGAAGAAGACCCATGCGACCGTGACGGCACCGAAGGTGAGCAGCATGCTCACGGCCTCTCGCAGCGTTGGCAGCCATCGGCCTTCGGCCACCACGCCCATGTGCCGGCGATTGCTTCCAGTGAGAAGCAAGGGCATGAAGAGCGCCGCATGAAGCGCGCCCCAGGCGAGGAAGGTCCAATTGGCGCCGTGCCAGAATCCGCTCACGATGAAGATCACCGCCGTATTGCGGACCGCCATCCATTTCCCGCCCCGGTTGCCGCCGAGCGGTATGTACACGTAGTCCCTGAACCACGAGGAGAGCGAGATGTGCCAGCGCCTCCAGAACTCGGCTATGTCACGGGAGAAATACGGGAAAGCGAAATTCTGCAGCAACTCGATGCCCAGCAACCGGGCCGATCCGAGGGCGATGTCGGAATAGCCGCTGAAGTCGCCATAGATCTGGAAGGCGAAAAGCACGGCCGCATAGACCAAGGTGCTCGCTTGGAACTCCTCATGGTTGTTGAAGACCGGGTTCAGCAACCGCGCGGCATTGTCGGCCACCACCATCTTCTTGAACAGGCCCCAGAGCAATTGGCGGCAACCATCCACGGCAAGGCCGCGGTTGAAGGTGCGGGGCCGCTCGAGTTGCGGCAGCAGGTGGGTAGCGCGCTCAATGGGGCCGGCCACCAGCAAAGGGAAGAAGGCCACGAAGAGCGAATAATTCACCAGGTCCGTGGTGGGCTCCTTTCGACCATAGTAGATGTCGAGCACATACGAGAGGCCGTGGAAGGTGTAGAAGCTGATGCCGACCGGAAGCAGCACATCGATCACTACCGGGTCAAGCTCGTAGCCCGCCGCGCGCGCCAGGTCAGCGAAAGAGGCGGCGAAGAAATTGAAGTACTTGAAGACCCCCAGGAAGCCGAGGTTGATGCCAACGCTCGCGATCAGCCAGATCCGTTTGCTGGCAGCGGTTGATGCGGCCTGAACGCGCAGCCCGCTGAAGTAATCGAGCAGGGTGGAGAAGGCCAGTAGGAACACGAAGCGCCAGTCCCAGCATGCATAGAAGAAATAGCTTGCCGCGAGCAGCATGAGATTCTGCGCGCGCAGCCTTCGGCGCAGCACGAACCAATACAAGGCGAACACGACCGGGAAGAAGACCGCGTAGTGGATCGTGTTGAAGAGCATGTGCGCGCAAGGCAAAGGCCAGCAACCGCGATCAAGGCGGCTGCACGGTCCCTGAGGGAATCAGGGGCAAATATGCCGAACCATTGGTTAACCTATTCGCGGCGGAGGATGACGGTGTTGGCCGCGCTGCCTCTAGTTTTGGCGGCAAACCGCGCACATGGATTGGCTGGGCTTCGTCATGGACAACATGGGGCATTTCGCGCCGCAGGATATCCTGCTTCTGTTGTTCCGGACCCTTTGCGCTGCCGCGCTGGGCGCTATTCTGGCGCGCGTGGGCGGTCGCATGGGCACCGATGGCATGAAGGAGCTCGCGCTGTGGGCGGCAGCCGCTGGGTTGGCTGGTGGCTTTGCCGGTGCGCAGTTGCCCCTGGCTGTGCTTCTTCTGGCCTTCGCCATGCTCATGGGAGGCCAAGCTGGTTCGGGCAAGGAGCGCGCACTCCGCTTCAGTGCGCTCGTGCTGGGCTTGGGTTGCGGCAGCGCCCCATTGGTTGCGATCGCCGTAGGCGTCCCATTCGCCCTGCTTGCGCGTTGGGCCTTCGCTTCGGGCCAGCGCTGATCCATGCAGCGAGGCGAGCACATCCGTCCGTTGCTGGTGCTGATCGGCGGGTGCGCGCTTTGCGCAGCGCTCGCTTCGGGCCTGCCGCGGAGCAAGCCTGCGCCGCGCAGCATACCCGGCGAGCCACCGCGCATATCACCGGCGAATGCGCTGGTGGCCGAAGGCGCCACCATCGCCATTTCAGCCACGCATGGCGACCGGCTCTGGGCAACCACGACCAACGACATCGAACGTGCGCGTGGTTCAGGCCCCGAGATCCTCATGCCTGCCGTTCCCGACCGCCGTGCCGGTGCGCGCGCGCTGGCCACCCCAACGGCGATGCAATGGCGGCATCCGAGACCCGGACTTCCCAGCGCGCTTGTTGTGCGCGCCGCGCAAAGCGAAGGGCTGCGGGCACGAGGACCTTACGCCATGCGCACCTACCTGTTCGAGCGGCATTCATTGCCTGTGCTCTCGATCAGCATGGAGCCCGACGGCCTGCTCAGCGAGGACCGGGGGATCGCAGTGCCGGGCAACGGCATCCTGCGGCTTCCGAAGGCCTTGATGCGTTCGTACGCCATCGACCCTAAATGGTGGAAGTACCCCGGCAACTACCACGGCCGCGGCGATGCATGGGAGCGCGAGGCGCGCTTGCAATTGATCGCCCCTGACGGCGAGGAGCTGTTTCAAGCGGATGCCGCCTTGAGGATCAACGGGCAGATGACGCGCGGCTTCCCACAGCACGCTTACCGCCTGGTGTTCAATGAACCGTTGGGTCATGCGGCTTTTGCGGACGGAGACGGCCAAGGCTCGCTCGCGCTCGTGCTGCGCGCCGCAGGCAATGACCAGGTGAAGGCGATGCTGCGTGATGCCTTTCAGCATCAGCTTTGCCAAGGCCTTCCTTTCGGCACGAGCAAGTCGCTCACGTGCGTGGCCTACATCAACGGCGCTTACCAAGGCGTGCATCATTTGCGCCAGCGGCTTGATGAGCGCGAACTGGCGCGCAGGCACGGGGCAAGCGCGAAGCGGATCACCATCATCGAGGACAAGAATGCGCTCTACAGGGGCGACAGCGCGGACGTGAAGCGATTCGCGCGGTTGATGGCGGCCACGGAGCGATGGGATGCTGTGGACCCAGCTTGGGTGGATACCCTTGAAGCAAGGCTCGATGTGGATGGCTTCCTCACGTACATGGCCTCGCAGATGATCCTTGGCAACATGGACTGGCCCCGTCAGAATGTGAAGTACTGGCGCTACACCGGCATGCCCGGGAAGGCCCCGCTCGATGGGCGCTGGCGGATGGTCATGGGTGACAGCGACCTGGGATTCGGGGCCAACGCGCCGGCCAGCACCGACCTGTTCACCACCGTGAACGAAGCGCATGTGCCGCTCTCCCGGTTGTTCCTGGCCATGATGCGCCATGAGGGCCTGCGATCGCGCTTCGTTGCGCATGGCCTTGACCTGCTGGAGGGTGCACTGGCCACCGACCGCTGCCTGGCCGTGCTCGACAGCATGTCCGCAGCCATGCGTCCGGAGATGGCATGGCATACCGCGCGATGGCGCAAGCCCGCGGATGAGCGGCAGTGGGAACGGGAGGTGGAGATGATGCGGGCCTTCGCGCGCGAGCGGCCAGCGCATGCCCGAAAGCAGTTGATCTCGTTCCAGGCACCATGAACACCGTCAGCGCATGCTAGCCTTCGTGCGGGGCCATTGGCAGCTTGTGCTCGTGATCCTGATCTGGGTCGCCACGGGCTTTTACCTGCAGCAGGCCATCTATGCGCTGCTCCCGCTGTCCGTGTTCTTCTTCAAGTCGCGAGACCTATGGCCAGAGGTGCTCTTCGGGATGCTGATCGTGCTGGTGATATCGGACATGCAGAAGGACATGTTCTACATGCTCAACGTGTTCAAGACGGCGAAGAACCTGTACGTGATCGCGGTTGCGGCGATCTTCCTGCTGGAGACCCGCCGTTTCGCCCCGCTCTCCAACGTGTTCACGGTCTTCATCCCTTTCTTCCTCTACAGCTTGTTCCCGCTGGTGTTCAGCACGAATTTGTTCATGGCGCTGCAGAAGACCATCAGCTACGCGCTCATGTTCCTGGTAGTGCCCAACTTCGTGTTGTACTGCTACCGGCGGCAGGGCTGGCCCTTCTTCCGCAACCTCGTGTTCTTCATGGTGCTCATCCTGTTGTTCGGCTTCGTGCTGCAATGGATGAGCCCTAAGTACTCGCACGTGATGGGCCGTTTCAGGGGCATCTTCGGTAATCCGAACGGCATGGCGATCTACTGCTACCTGCTGCTCATGCTGGCCGGGGTGGTGAACGCCGTGAACCCGAAGCTCTTTCAATGGAGGGAGCGCGTCGTGATCTTCGGGGTCATCCTGTACTTCCTGGTCATGAGCGGGTCAAGGGCCTCGTTGGCCTCCTCGGTCATCTTCATCGTCTTCCACAGGTTCTTCGCGTATTCCGCGCTGATGGGCTTCGTCGGGTTGGTGGCCATGATCCTCGCGGTCGAGGTGGTGAGCTCGAACCTCGAGGCGGTCATCGTCGCATTGGGCCTTCAGGCCTACTTCAGGCTTGAGACGCTCGAAGAGGGCAGCGGCCGCTATTTCGCCTGGGATTTCGCATGGGGGCACATCCAGAAGTACTTCGTTTTCGGCGGAGGCTTCGCCAATGATGAGACCATCATGAGGCGCTACCGCCTCTTCCTTGAGCGTGAAGGGCATCAGGGCGGCGTGCACAATACCTACCTGAGCATGTGGCTGAACACCGGCCTCGTCGGCCTGATCATCTTCCTGCGCAGCTTATTCCTGCTCTTCTTCAAGGCCAGCAAGCTGGTGCCGATGAGCCTGGCCATCATGTTCTCCGTTTTCTTCAGCCTCATGTACGAGAGCTGGCTCATCGGGTCGCTGAACCCCTACACCATCGTGCTGCTCATGATCATGACGGTGGTGACGGAGCCTGAGATCGTCCAATGGCGAGAGCTGCGGTCGAGCCCGGAGCCGGAGGCGCGGTTGGATCCTGCTGCATCGCTGGCATGATCGCTCCGGGCCTGCCCGCTGCTGGTGAATTGAGGTCGGCGCTAATTTCCCCCCATGCTCATATTGCTTTCCCCTGCCAAGGACCTCGCCGTGGAAACGCCAACGGTGAAGGAGGCGTCGCAGCCTGCGCTCCTGGAGCACGCCGCCATCCTGGTGGATGAGCTGAAGGCCCTTAGCGCCAAGAAGCTCTCGGCGCTCATGGACCTGAGCCCGAAGCTTGGTGAACTGAATCGCGTGCGCTACGCTCAATGGTCCACGCCCTTCACTGCGAAGAACGCACGGCCGGCCGTCTTCACCTTCAATGGCGAAGTGTATCGAGGCCTCGACGCACGGACGCTCAGCAACGATGATCTGAACTTCGCGCAGCGCCACCTCCGCATTCTCAGCGGACTCTATGGTGTGCTGCGTCCATTGGACCTCATGCAGGACTATCGCCTCATGATGGGCACACCCTTCGCTGTGGGCAAAGCGAAGAACCTCTATGCTTACTGGGGCGACCGCATCACGGAGGCGCTGAACGCGGACCTGAAGGCGACGAAGAGCGATGTGGTGATCAATTGCGCGAGCAGCGAGTACTTCAAGGCGGTGAACACGAAAGCGCTGAAGTCCCGCGTGATCACCCCGGAATTCAAGGACAAGGTCGGGGGCGCTTACAAGCCGTTGCAGACCTATGTGAAGAACCAGCGCGGTGCGCTGGCGCGGTACATCGTGCAGCACCGCTTGCTTGATCACGACCGGATCAAGGCCTACGACGGCGATGGTTATCGTTTCTCTGCGGAGGAGAGCACAGGTGAGCGTTTCGTTTTCCTGCGTGACAAGCGCCCCCCCTTGGTGACGAAGAAGCTGGTGGGAGGGAGGATCCGGTAGTGTGATCACCTCCTGTATTCCACCATCGCCCGCAGGCGGATGTCCTTGCTTGATCCGCCGATCATCACGCGGTACATCCCGGGCTCGGTCACTTCCTCCATCGCTTCGTTGAAGAGCGTGAGCATGCTCGCGTCGAGCTTGAACGAAACGGTCCTCGTCTCGCCCAGATTCAGCGCCACTCGCTGGAAGCCCTTCAGCTCCTTCACGGGCCGCGCCACGCTGGCGAGCTCATCGTGGGTGTAGAGCTGCACGATCTCTTCACCTGCAACTGCGCCCGTGTTCTTCAGCTTGAAGGAGACGACGACAGTGTCCTTGGCGTTGAAGGTCGATCGGCTCATCTTCAGGTCACTGTACTCGAAGCTGGTGTAGCTCAGCCCGTAGCCGAAGGGGAAGAGCGGATGCCCGGTGCCGTCCACGTAGTCATCGCCGCGGCCGGTGGGGAAGTGGTTGTAGTTGAGCGGGAGCTGGCCTTCGTTGCGCGGGAAGGTGATGGGCAATTTGCCGCTTGGGTTACGTGTGCCGAGCAACAGGTCGGCGATGGCCAGGCCGCCTGCTTCGCCGGGGTACCAGGCCATGAGCACGGCGTCCACTTCGTCGATCCAGGGGTCCATGGTGATCGCGCTGCCGGCCTGTAGCAGCACGATCACTGGTTTGCCCAGCGTAGCGGCGTGCTTGATCAGCTCTTCCTGCGTGCCGGGCAGCCTCAAGCTGCTTCGGTCACGGAATTCGCCCTCTTCGATGCCGGCGACGACGATGATCGCATCGCAGGTGCGAGCTTGTTCCTCCGTGTCACGGATGCTCCGATGGATCCAGTCGTTCTCTACCCCAAGGTCATGGATGAGCCGGAAGCGCGCATTCCCGGAGCGCTCGCGATACTCGATCCGCAGTTTGTGAGGCACAGCGGCTGTGAAGGTGTACTGCACCAACGTGGTATGGAAGCTCTGGTCATTCCAGCGGTCGATCACCAGCGAATCGTTCAGGTAGAGCCGGTAGCCATCGTTGCCTTCGATGCCGATGTTCCAGGTGCCGTTCACATCCGGAACGATCGCGCCTTCCCATACCACGGCGAAGTGATCGAACGGAACGCGCTGGTCCGGGCCGTACAGCGTCCATTGGAAGTCGATCTTCGGGTCGATCCGATTGAACGCAGGCTTGGTGGTGACATCGATGCCGCTGAAGTAGCGAGCGCTCAGTCCTGGAGCCCGCTTCCCGTCCTCCGTGTGGAACAGCATCGCCTCGGGGACCGTCACGTAGCGCGGTTCGACACGCGGCGACTCACCGCCGACCTGGAATTCCATTCGGCCGCTTGCACGATTCCAAAGCCCCGCCCAGATGGACACCGGGGCATTGCCAGGTCCGCTATATCCTCCGAGCCGCGCCTCCATTGCATCGGGTCCGATAACCAGGATGCGCTTGGTCGTGGGTGGCAATGGCAATGTCCCGTTGCTATTCTTCAGGAGTACCGCACTCTTCACCGCCATCTCGTAAGCGAGGTCGCGATGCTTCTTCAGATCCAGCGCGTTCAGCAATGAATCGCTCTGGTACGGCGTATCGAACAGACCCAGCTCGAACTTCATGCGCAGCACGTTCGCCACGGCGCTGTCGATGGCGCCCTGCCGCACCGTCCCATTGAGGAAAGGCTTCTTGAAGAGCTCGTAGTGCGCGATGTCGGTCTGGAAGATCACGTCCTGGCCGTTCTCCACGCTCTGTCGTCCGGCGTCCTCATAATCGCGCGCGGTGAAGTGCAGCACGTTGGCGCCACCGGTCGCTGCCGCATCGCTGATCACGAAGCCGCGGAAGCCCCAGTCGGTGCGGAGCAGATCGTTCAAAAGCCAGCTGTTCGCGCTGCACGGACGACCATCCAGCGAGTTGTAGGCCGTCATGATCGAGCGCGCGCCGCCGAGTTGGATCGCCGCCTTGAAGGGTTTGAAGTAGGTCTCGCGCAGCAGCCTTTCGCTGTGGAAAGCCGGATAGCTGTCCCGGCCACCTTCACCGTGGTTGGCCACGAAGTGCTTGGGCGTGGTGATGATGCCCCGGCTCTCGAAGGCTTTCACGTAAGTGCTGCCCATGAGCGATGCGAGGTAGGGATCCTCGCCATAGGTCTCTTCCACACGCCCCCAACGCACATCCGTGGCGAGGTTCACCACGGGGCTTAGCACCATGCGGATGCCGCGCGCCTTGGTCTCATTGGCGATCGCCGCGCTCACTTGTGCCATCAAGGTCGTATCGAACGAAGCCGCCATGGCGATGCTCTGCGGGAAGGCCGTGGCGCCGCTGCGCACCAGCCCGTGCAAGGCTTCATCGAAGGGCAGCATGGGGATCCTCAGCCGCGTGCGCTCCATGAAGAAGCGTTGCGTGGCGTTCACCTTCTCCAGCGTGCGTTCGGCATCCGGTCCGGCGCCATAGGAGAGGAGCTGCCCCGCCGCATCGCCGCCTTGCGACGCAGCGTGCAATTGGAAGCCGAGGATGCCGGAGTTGTACCGTGCACTGTCCGTTCCCAGATCACCGGCCACCATGAAGAGCTGCCGGAATTTCTCATCGGGCGTCATGCGCGCGAGCAGGTCGGCGACACGGGTTTCGACAGGACGGGTCGGATCCTGATAGGGTAACTGCGCTAGTGCCGCAAAGCAGGAGAGCAGGGCGCCGAGGCAGGCGACGAAGAGTTTGCTGGTCCGTGCGCGATCGAACACGGAGGCAAAGTAGCCATCGTCGTTCAGGACGGCGAAACGACCATCACCACCTTGCCGGTGTGCCTGCCCTCGCCGAAGTAGCGGATCAAACGCGGCGCTTCGCTCAGCGGGTAGGGACCGTCGATCACGGGCTTCAGCGCGCCTGAGCTGAGCATCGGAGCAAGCTCGTCCAGGTCCTTGTTCGACTTCAGGGCGAGGATGCGCATGTTGCTGCGGCCGAACCAGCGTGCGAAGAGCAGCGCGATCAAACGGCCGGGGTCGCCGCCCACGGTCACATAGCGACCATTCGGTGTCAGTGCCCGATCGAGTTCGCTCGACGAGCGCTTGGTCCGTGTGTCCAGCACCAGATCGAAGCGCTCGCCGATGCGGGTGAAGTCCTGCTGCTTGTAGTCGATCACGCGGTCGAAGCCGAGCGCGGTCATGGCCTCCAGCTTGGGCCCGGTGTCCACGCCCCACACGGTGCAACCGCATTGCTTGGCGAGTTGAAGCGCGAACGTGCCCACGCCACCGCCGCCGCCGTTAAGCAGGACGCGCTCGCCATGCTGCAGTCGGCCCACGTCGAAGAGGCCCTGATAGGCGAGTTCCAAGGCGTGCGGCACCGCTGCGGCTTGCTCGAAGGAGAGGCCATCGGGGATGCGCCGCAATTCGGTCGCCGGAACAGCAACGAACTCAGCGAAGGTGCCGAGCCCGCCGTTGGAGACATCGCCGAAGACCGCATCGCCCACCTTCCACTGCGATGCGCCTGGCCCAAGAGCTTCGATGGTTCCCGCGAGCTCCATGCCTGGTACGGGCCGTCGAGGACGGAGCAATCCGAAGAAGAGACGGTAGATCCGCGGCCGACCGGTCACCATGCTCCAGTCGTAATCGTTCACCGTGGTGGCGCGAACGCGCACGAGCACCTGGTCCTGCTTCGGCGCGGGCACCGGCACTTCCTCCATGCGCAGTTGCTCAGGTGGACCGAAGCGGTGGCAGACGATGGCCTTCATGTGTTTCATCCCGTCGTTCGGGACCGCTAAACAAGCGATACGCAAGCCGAAGCAGCGGCGCGCATGGTTAAGCGGCGATCTTGCGGGAAGGAAGGCGCCATCCTTCCTTTACCGCATGGCTAAGCGCGCCGCATCGAAGCCTCAGGACAAGGAGCGAAAGCCATCCTCCATGCTCTCCGGCGGCATCCGCTTCGCA of Flavobacteriales bacterium contains these proteins:
- a CDS encoding T9SS type A sorting domain-containing protein: MLRRYSLFVLLVPGFCQAQDMVLSSGSLRVSNGTSLRIESPLAWQLDAGAVVINDGLIDLGGVGSMNELPGAPITGDGMERAVWLPTAPLANAEPGNLGLTLTTSFPDGGLVVERGHLPRVADNGTPGIGRWFRISTPVPTASTLAINLEYDPLELGPAQPSALSLFAGSSPTGPWSAVPTAISPQQVLSGNAPSPEVFITAFDSDLVTNASVASNGAAWSVSPTLVDDRVWIESLNGGPVKYLILSDAHGRIVQVENEPNEQRTALNMRHLPAGLYLLRINGEEGAFKLLKR
- a CDS encoding O-antigen ligase family protein — protein: MLAFVRGHWQLVLVILIWVATGFYLQQAIYALLPLSVFFFKSRDLWPEVLFGMLIVLVISDMQKDMFYMLNVFKTAKNLYVIAVAAIFLLETRRFAPLSNVFTVFIPFFLYSLFPLVFSTNLFMALQKTISYALMFLVVPNFVLYCYRRQGWPFFRNLVFFMVLILLFGFVLQWMSPKYSHVMGRFRGIFGNPNGMAIYCYLLLMLAGVVNAVNPKLFQWRERVVIFGVILYFLVMSGSRASLASSVIFIVFHRFFAYSALMGFVGLVAMILAVEVVSSNLEAVIVALGLQAYFRLETLEEGSGRYFAWDFAWGHIQKYFVFGGGFANDETIMRRYRLFLEREGHQGGVHNTYLSMWLNTGLVGLIIFLRSLFLLFFKASKLVPMSLAIMFSVFFSLMYESWLIGSLNPYTIVLLMIMTVVTEPEIVQWRELRSSPEPEARLDPAASLA
- a CDS encoding MBOAT family protein, producing MLFNTIHYAVFFPVVFALYWFVLRRRLRAQNLMLLAASYFFYACWDWRFVFLLAFSTLLDYFSGLRVQAASTAASKRIWLIASVGINLGFLGVFKYFNFFAASFADLARAAGYELDPVVIDVLLPVGISFYTFHGLSYVLDIYYGRKEPTTDLVNYSLFVAFFPLLVAGPIERATHLLPQLERPRTFNRGLAVDGCRQLLWGLFKKMVVADNAARLLNPVFNNHEEFQASTLVYAAVLFAFQIYGDFSGYSDIALGSARLLGIELLQNFAFPYFSRDIAEFWRRWHISLSSWFRDYVYIPLGGNRGGKWMAVRNTAVIFIVSGFWHGANWTFLAWGALHAALFMPLLLTGSNRRHMGVVAEGRWLPTLREAVSMLLTFGAVTVAWVFFRAKSIGEAISYLSHMVDRSLFSAPELLSARMVVVIALLLLVEWRGRADRHALQSLGLNWPRWARWAFYYLIMFFILRFAGNTQQFIYFQF
- a CDS encoding glycoside hydrolase family 3 C-terminal domain-containing protein, translating into MTPDEKFRQLFMVAGDLGTDSARYNSGILGFQLHAASQGGDAAGQLLSYGAGPDAERTLEKVNATQRFFMERTRLRIPMLPFDEALHGLVRSGATAFPQSIAMAASFDTTLMAQVSAAIANETKARGIRMVLSPVVNLATDVRWGRVEETYGEDPYLASLMGSTYVKAFESRGIITTPKHFVANHGEGGRDSYPAFHSERLLRETYFKPFKAAIQLGGARSIMTAYNSLDGRPCSANSWLLNDLLRTDWGFRGFVISDAAATGGANVLHFTARDYEDAGRQSVENGQDVIFQTDIAHYELFKKPFLNGTVRQGAIDSAVANVLRMKFELGLFDTPYQSDSLLNALDLKKHRDLAYEMAVKSAVLLKNSNGTLPLPPTTKRILVIGPDAMEARLGGYSGPGNAPVSIWAGLWNRASGRMEFQVGGESPRVEPRYVTVPEAMLFHTEDGKRAPGLSARYFSGIDVTTKPAFNRIDPKIDFQWTLYGPDQRVPFDHFAVVWEGAIVPDVNGTWNIGIEGNDGYRLYLNDSLVIDRWNDQSFHTTLVQYTFTAAVPHKLRIEYRERSGNARFRLIHDLGVENDWIHRSIRDTEEQARTCDAIIVVAGIEEGEFRDRSSLRLPGTQEELIKHAATLGKPVIVLLQAGSAITMDPWIDEVDAVLMAWYPGEAGGLAIADLLLGTRNPSGKLPITFPRNEGQLPLNYNHFPTGRGDDYVDGTGHPLFPFGYGLSYTSFEYSDLKMSRSTFNAKDTVVVSFKLKNTGAVAGEEIVQLYTHDELASVARPVKELKGFQRVALNLGETRTVSFKLDASMLTLFNEAMEEVTEPGMYRVMIGGSSKDIRLRAMVEYRR
- the yaaA gene encoding peroxide stress protein YaaA → MLILLSPAKDLAVETPTVKEASQPALLEHAAILVDELKALSAKKLSALMDLSPKLGELNRVRYAQWSTPFTAKNARPAVFTFNGEVYRGLDARTLSNDDLNFAQRHLRILSGLYGVLRPLDLMQDYRLMMGTPFAVGKAKNLYAYWGDRITEALNADLKATKSDVVINCASSEYFKAVNTKALKSRVITPEFKDKVGGAYKPLQTYVKNQRGALARYIVQHRLLDHDRIKAYDGDGYRFSAEESTGERFVFLRDKRPPLVTKKLVGGRIR
- a CDS encoding NAD(P)-dependent alcohol dehydrogenase, producing the protein MKAIVCHRFGPPEQLRMEEVPVPAPKQDQVLVRVRATTVNDYDWSMVTGRPRIYRLFFGLLRPRRPVPGMELAGTIEALGPGASQWKVGDAVFGDVSNGGLGTFAEFVAVPATELRRIPDGLSFEQAAAVPHALELAYQGLFDVGRLQHGERVLLNGGGGGVGTFALQLAKQCGCTVWGVDTGPKLEAMTALGFDRVIDYKQQDFTRIGERFDLVLDTRTKRSSSELDRALTPNGRYVTVGGDPGRLIALLFARWFGRSNMRILALKSNKDLDELAPMLSSGALKPVIDGPYPLSEAPRLIRYFGEGRHTGKVVMVVSPS
- a CDS encoding CotH kinase family protein, coding for MQRGEHIRPLLVLIGGCALCAALASGLPRSKPAPRSIPGEPPRISPANALVAEGATIAISATHGDRLWATTTNDIERARGSGPEILMPAVPDRRAGARALATPTAMQWRHPRPGLPSALVVRAAQSEGLRARGPYAMRTYLFERHSLPVLSISMEPDGLLSEDRGIAVPGNGILRLPKALMRSYAIDPKWWKYPGNYHGRGDAWEREARLQLIAPDGEELFQADAALRINGQMTRGFPQHAYRLVFNEPLGHAAFADGDGQGSLALVLRAAGNDQVKAMLRDAFQHQLCQGLPFGTSKSLTCVAYINGAYQGVHHLRQRLDERELARRHGASAKRITIIEDKNALYRGDSADVKRFARLMAATERWDAVDPAWVDTLEARLDVDGFLTYMASQMILGNMDWPRQNVKYWRYTGMPGKAPLDGRWRMVMGDSDLGFGANAPASTDLFTTVNEAHVPLSRLFLAMMRHEGLRSRFVAHGLDLLEGALATDRCLAVLDSMSAAMRPEMAWHTARWRKPADERQWEREVEMMRAFARERPAHARKQLISFQAP